CCCTGGCCGAGCGCACGCTGCCGCCCCTCCCGGTGCCGCTGCCCGCACCTCCGCACCCCGAGCAGCCCCCGGCCTACCCGGCGGCACCGGGCGGCCCCGACCCGTTCGCGCTGGACCAGCTGGCCACCGACGCCGCCGCCCGTGCCCACGCGCTGCTCACCACGGGCCGCGACCCGATCGGCGGGCTGACGCTGTGGCGGGACGCCGTCCGGCTCGCCGCGGCCCGCCCCGGCTCCGGTCTCACCGCGGGGACCCGGGCGCTCTACGCGTCCCTCGCCAAGGCCGCCGGCCGGGACACGGCCGAGCTGGCGCGCGCGGTCGCCGCCTGGCGCCAGGGCGGACCGGACGGGCTCGACGTCCTGGAGGAAGCCTGGGACCCGCCGGCCGGCCGCTTCGACCGCGCCCGCCCCCTGCTGCTCGCCGCCGACCTCCCCGCCTTCCGCCCCTGGCGCAACCGCCTGACCCACCCCCGGGGCCACGTGCAGCTCCGACTGGGCCGGACAGGCCTCTGGTACGCCTACGAGTCGGAGCCCGGCCGCGACGACTGGTGGCCGCGCGGCACCCCCGACCTCGACCCGGTCGGTGCCCTGACGGGCCTGGGCGGCACCGGCGACCTCTGACCGGTTCCGGACGGCCGGTCCCTGGTGCGAGGACATACACGCCGAGGTCCCGGCGAGGCCATGGAGGCCCGTCACACAGCACTCGCGGCGACCCTGTTCGCGCGGTCCATGCCGTTCGGGATGCCACCGCCGGATGATGCGCGGACACCGCTGCCAGAACCCCTGGCGCCGGCCCCAGAGCGTGTCCATCCCCAGGAGGCAGCCGACATGGGACAACCGCACCCCCCGTACCGCTCCGCGAGGAGCCGCCGCCGCGCGATGGGCGTCCGCGGCTGGATCACCGCCGCGGCAGGCGCCCTCGCCCTCACCGCCGGGCTGGTGGCCGCGGGCCCGCAGGCGTCCGCCGCGGGACTGACCCAGGTCACCGGTTTCGGGACCAACCCGGGCAACCTGTCCATGTACGCCTACGTGCCCGACTCCCTGCCCGCCGACGCACCGCTCGTGGTGGCCCTCCATGGCTGCACCCAGAGCGCGAACGACTACTACGCCCACTCGGGTTGGCCCACGTTCGCCGACCGCTACGGCTTCGCGGTGGTCTTTCCCCAGACGAGCAGCGCGAACAACGCCAACAACTGCTTCAACTGGTTCCAGCCGGGCGACAGCGCCCGCGACCGGGGTGAGGCGCTGTCGGTCAGACAGATGGTGGACGCGGCCGTCTCGCGCTACGGCAGCGACCCCGGGCGTGTCTACGTCACGGGCCTGTCGGCCGGCGGCGGCATGACGGCGAACCTGCTCGCCGCCTACCCCGACGTCTTCGCGGGCGGCGCCGTCGACTCGGGTCTGCCCGCCTCCTGCGCCGACAGCGTGACCGCGGCCTACACCTGCATGTACAGCCCTCCGGACCGGACGCCCGCCCAATGGGGCGACCTGGTCCGCTCGGCGGCCCCCGCCGGCACCGCCTCCTGGCCACGCGTGGCGATCTGGCAGGGCACCGCCGACACCACCGTCCGGCCCGCCAACGCCACCGAACTGCGCGACCAGTGGACCGACGTGTGGGGCATCGGACAGACGCCCTCCCGCACCGACGCCCTCACCGGGGGCACCACGCGAACCGTCTACGACGACCCCTCCGGCAGGCCCGCGGTCGAGGTCTACTCGATCTCCGGCATGGCCCACGGACTCGCGGTCGACCCCGGCAGCGGCCCCGAGCAGTGCGGAACCACCGGTACCTACTACCTCGACACCATCTGCTCCAGCTACCACACCGCCCGCTTCTGGGGGCTGGACGGCGACGGCGGCGGCGAGCAGCCCGGCACGCTCCC
This region of Streptomyces ambofaciens ATCC 23877 genomic DNA includes:
- a CDS encoding extracellular catalytic domain type 1 short-chain-length polyhydroxyalkanoate depolymerase; amino-acid sequence: MGVRGWITAAAGALALTAGLVAAGPQASAAGLTQVTGFGTNPGNLSMYAYVPDSLPADAPLVVALHGCTQSANDYYAHSGWPTFADRYGFAVVFPQTSSANNANNCFNWFQPGDSARDRGEALSVRQMVDAAVSRYGSDPGRVYVTGLSAGGGMTANLLAAYPDVFAGGAVDSGLPASCADSVTAAYTCMYSPPDRTPAQWGDLVRSAAPAGTASWPRVAIWQGTADTTVRPANATELRDQWTDVWGIGQTPSRTDALTGGTTRTVYDDPSGRPAVEVYSISGMAHGLAVDPGSGPEQCGTTGTYYLDTICSSYHTARFWGLDGDGGGEQPGTLPAPTGLAVTGTTATSATLSWNAVPGAASYTVLRGGTRVGTTASTRHTDTGLASGSTYRYTVTAVDAAGAAGPPSSAVVATTTGFTPTCHTASNYDHTVAGRAYAEGGRAYARGSGQPLGLWNTFTTHTLQQTSPGHYVIADSGCPA